Proteins encoded by one window of Crassostrea angulata isolate pt1a10 chromosome 9, ASM2561291v2, whole genome shotgun sequence:
- the LOC128164150 gene encoding uncharacterized protein LOC128164150, whose product MELMKYGSLLVFVSACFGCDPSPKVQQDDFCYANFVFEAKITSRNIGELNIEYGFDVQAIYKGTADNIPSTLVGDGYFMSCGPQELKVNTFYLIFAKHQSDGAFQIVNYYNMANVKNTDIERITTKYDCGCIINIDDSLYGYVPGAPKFKPSKEACIAPANYCPRSGFCRKNSDGACTWGNHGECY is encoded by the exons ATGGAGTTAATGAAATACGGTTCCCTCTTAGTGTTCGTCTCAGCATGTTTTGGCTGCGATCCTTCACCAAAGGTTCAACAAGATGATTTTTGTTACGCAAACTTTG TTTTTGAAGCAAAAATAACATCCCGTAATATTGGTGAGCTCAATATTGAGTATGGGTTTGACGTACAGGCCATCTATAAG GGGACAGCAGATAACATTCCATCGACACTTGTCGGCGATGGATATTTCATGTCCTGCGGACCACAGGAGCTCAAAGTGAACACATTCTACCTAATATTTG caAAACATCAAAGTGATGGTGCATTTCAAATTGTCAACTATTATAACATGGCCAATGTTAAAAACACTGATATTGAGCGCATAACGACAAAATATGACTGCGGTTGCATT ATAAACATCGATGATTCTTTATACGGATATGTGCCAGGTGCGCCAAAATTCAAGCCATCAAAGGAAGCGTGTATTGCCCCAGCAAACTATTGTCCAAGAAGTGGGTTCTGTCGAAAGAATTCTGATGGGGCCTGCACATGGGGGAACCATGGTGAATGTTACTAA